A genomic stretch from Festucalex cinctus isolate MCC-2025b chromosome 13, RoL_Fcin_1.0, whole genome shotgun sequence includes:
- the dus4l gene encoding tRNA-dihydrouridine(20a/20b) synthase [NAD(P)+]-like yields the protein MKTTNHNSIMGMFEEGNVVKICAPMVRYSKLAFRSLVRKYNCDLCFTPMIVASDFVRSIKARDSEFTTNECDRPLIVQFAAHDAQTLVDATCAVAPFSDGVDLNCGCPQRWAMSAGYGACLINKPELVKDMVRHVRNQVDNHYATSIKIRIHNDLRKTVDLCQKAESAGVSWITVHGRTSEERHQPVHYDAIKTIKDSMSIPVIANGDIKYPRDVESIHQLTGVDGVMVARGLLANPALFAGHDDTPLECIWDWVDISIQQGTPFTCFHNHLIYMLERVSSQPERKVFNSLCSTSAVIDYLQSTYGSVHDLGT from the exons ATGAAGACCACTAACCACAACAGTATCATGGGCATGTTTGAAGAAGGAAATGTGGTAAAGATTTGTGCGCCGATGGTTCGCTATTCAAA ATTGGCTTTCAGGTCTTTGGTTAGGAAGTACAACTGTGACCTTTGCTTCACTCCAATGATAGTTGCGTCTGACTTTGTGCGATCCATCAAAGCCAGAGACAGTGAATTCACCACGAATGAGT GTGACAGACCCCTGATTGTGCAGTTTGCTGCCCACGATGCTCAGACTCTGGTTGATGCAACGTGCGCAGTTGCACCTTTCTCAGATGGAGTTGACTTGAACTGTGGATGCCCTCAGAG aTGGGCCATGTCGGCAGGATATGGCGCGTGCCTTATCAACAAGCCTGAACTGGTTAAAGACATGGTCAGACATGTCAGGAACCAAGTGGACAATCACTATGCAACATCCATTAAAATAAG AATTCACAACGACCTAAGAAAGACAGTTGATCTGTGCCAGAAAGCTGAGTCAGCAGGAGTATCGTGGATAACAGTGCACGGTCGTACGTCGGAGGAGCGCCACCAGCCAGTCCACTACGACGCCATAAAGACAATCAAAGACAGCATGTCCATTCCGGTTATTGCCAACGGGGACATCAAGTACCCACGTGACGTGGAGTCTATTCACCAGCTCACTGGCGTAGAcg GTGTGATGGTAGCGCGAGGATTGCTCGCTAACCCGGCCTTGTTCGCGGGGCATGACGATACCCCTTTGGAGTGTATATGGGACTGGGTAGACATCTCTATACAACAGGGCACTCCATTTACGTGTTTCCACAATCATCTCATCTACATGCTTGAGAGGGTTAGCTCCCAGCCCGAAAGAAAAGTATTCAATTCTTTATGTAGTACATCAGCTGTTATAGACTACCTGCAGAGCACGTATGGTTCAGTGCATGATTTGGGAACATGA